From a region of the Ovis aries strain OAR_USU_Benz2616 breed Rambouillet chromosome 2, ARS-UI_Ramb_v3.0, whole genome shotgun sequence genome:
- the KANK1 gene encoding KN motif and ankyrin repeat domain-containing protein 1 isoform X3: protein MAHTTKVNGCASGKADDILNGEQDREQKDPYFVETPYGYQLDLDFLKYVDDIQKGNTIKKVNIQKKRKPSGPCPDSRAAPGQHGVWTSTESLSSSNSDDNRQCPRFLLARSQVTSTPISKPPAPLETSPAFLTIPESRQLPPPSPQLPKHNLHVTKTLMETRRRLEQERVTMQVAPGEFRRPRLASFGGMGSTSSLSSFLGSGNHNPTMPQLQNGYQGNGDYGGYAPPAATTSSMGSSIRHSPLSSGISTPVTNVSPMHLQHIREQMAIALKRLKELEEQVRTIPVLQVKISVLQEEKRQLASQLKNQRAASQNDVCGVRKRSYSAGNASQLEQLSRTRRSGGELYIDYEEEEMESVEQSTQRIKEFRQLTADMQALEQKIQDSSYEASSELRENGECQPQEFRSVAVGADEDMNDIVVYRRGARPCKDAAVGVVTETRNSGVSVTEAMLGVTTEADKEIELQQQTIEALKDKIYRLEVQLKETTHDREMTKLKQELQAAGSRKKVDKAVMAQPLVFSKMVEVVVPTRDQMAGSHVDVVDTCVGTCMQTSSVGISCQPDHENKEVGPELPMNWWIVKERVEMHDRCIGRWVEMCDKSVGMDISVCETGSNTEESVSDLALLRTNLNLKEVRSIGCGDCSVDVTVCSPKECTSRSVNTEAVSQVDAAVMAVPRAVSQHTSTVLEQVSRFTNTEVATLTESCTNTSLSTVDKQTSTHTVEMRTVAVGEGRVKDVSSTKMRSIGVGTVLSGNAGFDRPSAVKTKESGVGQISINDNYLVGLKMRTIACGPPQLTVGPTGSRRSVGVGDEPVGEFMESPQPQAPSGMETGLDHYIERVQKLLAEQQALLAENYSELAEAFGEPHSQIGSLNSQLISTLSSINSVMKSASLEELRHPDFLKTSLGKVTGSNLEYTCKCGGLQSGGPLNSQTSLQEVGTTEGKPIGSQDAFPTQESMLSPVNLTDDQIAAGLYVCTNNESTLKSIMKKKDANKDSNGAKKNLQFVGINGGYELSEKMLSACNLLKNNINDPKALTSKDMRFCLNTLQHEWFRVSSQKSAIPAMVGDYIAAFEAISPEVLRHVINMADGNGNTALHYSVSHSNFEIVKMLLDADVCNVDHQNKAGYTPIMLAALAAVEAEKDMQVVEELFACGDVNAKASQAGQTALMLAVSHGRIDMVKGLLACGADVNIQDDEGSTALMCASEHGHVEIVKLLLAQPGCNGHLEDNDGSTALSIALEAGHKDIAVLLYAHVNFAKAQSPVSVVHLAFVHRLQATRLVGPLPRGTDRTCRFHDDSENQSLSRECKNSSFLPHPEGQEC, encoded by the exons GAAAAGCAGATGATATTCTGAATGGAGAACAAGACAGGGAACAAAAAGATCCTTATTTTGTGGAGACCCCCTATGGTTACCAACTAGACTTAGATTTCCTCAAATACGTGGATGACATACAGAAAGGAaacaccatcaagaaagtgaacaTCCAGAAGAAGCGGAAGCCATCTGGGCCATGCCCAGACTCCAGGGCTGCACCTGGCCAGCACGGTGTGTGGACTTCCACTGAATCCCTCTCATCCTCCAACAGTGATGACAACAGGCAGTGCCCCAGATTCCTCCTAGCCCGAAGCCAAGTTACATCAACCCCAATCTCAAAGCCACCTGCCCCTCTGGAGACCTCTCCCGCTTTTCTTACCATCCCAGAAAGCCGACAGctgccaccaccatcaccacaacTCCCAAAGCACAACCTTCATGTCACCAAGACACTGATGGAGACCCGGAGAAGACTCGAGCAGGAGAGAGTCACCATGCAGGTGGCACCTGGTGAGTTCCGAAGGCCCAGGCTGGCCAGTTTTGGAGGCATGGGCTCCACCagctccctttcctcctttctggGTTCTGGAAACCACAATCCCACCATGCCCCAACTTCAGAATGGATACCAAGGCAATGGGGATTATGGTGGCTATGCCCCACCTGCTGCCACCACCTCCTCCATGGGGAGCTCCATCCGTCACAGCCCCCTGAGCTCAGGGATCTCTACTCCAGTAACCAATGTGAGCCCCATGCACTTGCAGCACATCCGTGAGCAGATGGCCATTGCCCTGAAGCGCCTGAAGGAGCTAGAAGAGCAGGTGCGAACCATCCCTGTGCTCCAGGTAAAGATCTCTGTCCTGCAAGAGGAGAAAAGACagctggcttcacagctgaaaAACCAAAGAGCGGCATCCCAGAACGATGTCTGTGGTGTGAGAAAGCGGTCCTACAGTGCTGGGAATGCATCCCAGCTGGAACAGCTGTCCAGGACCCGGAGGAGTGGTGGGGAATTATACATTGACTatgaggaggaagaaatggagagcGTGGAGCAGAGCACCCAGAGGATAAAGGAATTCCGGCAGCTCACAGCAGACATGCAGGCCCTGGAGCAGAAGATCCAGGACAGCAGCTATGAGGCCTCCTCAGAGCTCAGGGAGAATGGGGAGTGTCAGCCTCAAGAGTTCCGGTCTGTGGCTGTGGGCGCCGATGAGGACATGAACGACATTGTCGTGTACCGCAGGGGCGCCAGACCCTGTAAGGATGCTGCTGTAGGCGTGGTCACTGAGACGAGGAATTCTGGGGTCAGTGTGACAGAAGCCATGCTTGGAGTGACTACTGAAGCTGACAAAGAAATTGAGCTGCAGCAGCAGACCATAGAAGCCTTGAAGGATAAGATCTATCGCCTGGAAGTACAGCTTAAAGAAACCACCCATGACCGGGAGATGACTAAACTCAAGCAAGAGCTGCAAGCTGCTGGCTCGAGGAAGAAAGTTGATAAAGCCGTGATGGCCCAGCCGCTTGTTTTCAGCAAGATGGTGGAGGTGGTAGTACCCACCAGAGACCAAATGGCTGGCAGTCACGTGGATGTGGTTGACACATGTGTGGGGACATGCATGCAGACAAGTAGTGTAGGCATCTCCTGCCAGCCCGATCATGAGAATAAAGAGGTGGGGCCTGAGCTGCCCATGAATTGGTGGATTGTTAAGGAAAGGGTGGAAATGCATGACAGATGTATTGGCCGGTGGGTGGAAATGTGTGACAAGAGCGTAGGTATGGACATCAGTGTCTGTGAAACAGGCAGCAACACGGAGGAGTCCGTGAGTGACCTGGCACTCCTCAGAACCAACTTGAATCTCAAAGAGGTGCGCTCCATTGGCTGTGGAGATTGCTCTGTTGATGTGACCGTCTGCTCTCCAAAGGAGTGCACCTCCCGAAGCGTGAACACAGAGGCTGTCAGCCAGGTGGACGCTGCCGTCATGGCAGTGCCTCGGGCTGTGAGCCAGCACACCAGCACAGTTCTAGAACAGGTGAGCCGGTTCACCAACACTGAGGTGGCCACTCTCACAGAATCCTGTACCAACACTTCCCTTAGCACTGTGGACAAGCAGACCAGCACCCACACTGTGGAGATGCGGACAGTAGCCGTGGGAGAAGGCCGGGTCAAGGACGTCAGCTCCACCAAGATGCGGTCCATCGGAGTGGGGACGGTGCTCTCTGGCAACGCTGGGTTTGACAGGCCATCAGCTGTGAAGACCAAAGAGTCAGGCGTGGGGCAGATCAGTATTAACGACAACTATCTGGTTGGCCTCAAAATGAGGACCATAGCATGTGGTCCTCCCCAGTTGACGGTGGGGCCGACAGGCAGCCGGAGGAGTGTAGGTGTTGGGGACGAGCCTGTAGGAGAGTTCATGgagagcccccagccccaggcaccgTCTGGAATGGAGACAGGCTTGGATCACTACATCGAGCGTGTCCAGAAGCTGCTGGCGGAACAGCAGGCGCTGCTGGCTGAGAACTACAGTGAACTGGCAGAAGCTTTTGGGGAACCTCACTCACAGATTGGCTCCCTCAACTCCCAGCTCATCAGCACCTTATCATCAATCAACTCTGTCATGAAGTCTGCAAGCCTTGAAGAGCTCAGGCACCCTGACTTCCTGAAAACCAGCTTGGGTAAGGTCACAG GCAGTAATTTGGAATACACCTGTAAGTGTGGAGGCCTTCAGTCAGGAGGGCCATTAAACTCACAGACATCCCTGCAGGAGGTGGGGACCACGGAAGGGAAGCCCATCGGCAGCCAGGatgccttccccacccaggagagCATGCTGTCTCCAGTGAACCTGACGGACGACCAGATAGCCGCTGGCCTCTATG TATGTACAAATAATGAAAGTACGCTGAAGTCCATCATGAAGAAGAAAGATGCCAACAAAGATTCAAATGGAGCAAAAAAGAATCTTCAGTTTGTTGGCATTAATGGAGG aTATGAATTAAGTGAAAAGATGTTGTCTGCATGCAACTTactgaaaaataacataaatgacCCCAAAGCTTTGACCAGCAAGGATATG AGGTTCTGTCTGAACACCCTCCAGCACGAGTGGTTCCGTGTATCCAGCCAGAAGTCAGCCATCCCGGCCATGGTGGGGGACTACATAGCCGCCTTTGAGGCCATCTCCCCGGAAGTCCTGCGTCACGTCATCAACATGGCAGACGGCAACGGCAACACCGCCCTGCATTACAGCGTGTCGCACTCCAACTTCGAGATTGTGAAGATGCTCTTGGACGCGG ACGTGTGTAATGTGGATCACCAGAATAAGGCAGGGTACACCCCCATCATGCTGGCAGCCCTCGCTGCCGTGGAAGCAGAGAAGGACATGCAAGTTGTGGAAGAGCTCTTCGCCTGTGGGGATGTGAACGCCAAAGCCAGCCAG GCAGGGCAGACGGCCCTCATGCTGGCGGTCAGTCATGGGCGGATTGACATGGTGAAGGGCCTGCTGGCCTGCGGGGCTGATGTCAACATTCAGGACGACGAGGGCTCCACCGCCCTGATGTGCGCCAGTGAGCACGGGCATGTGGAGATCGTCAAGCTGCTGCTGGCCCAGCCAGGCTGCAACGGCCACCTGGAGGACAAT GATGGCAGCACTGCACTCTCGATAGCCCTGGAAGCCGGACACAAGGACATTGCCGTCCTGCTGTATGCCCACGTCAACTTCGCCAAAGCCCAGTCTCCGGTCAGTGTTGTGCACTTGGCGTTCGTACACAGGCTGCAAGCCACCAGACTAGTTGGCCCCCTTCCTCGGGGAACTGACAGGACATGCAGGTTTCATGACGATTCTGAAAACCAAAGTTTGAGTCGGGAGTGTAAGAATTCATCATTTTTGCCCCACCCAGAGGGCCAGGAGTGCTAA
- the KANK1 gene encoding KN motif and ankyrin repeat domain-containing protein 1 isoform X1 → MAHTTKVNGCASGKADDILNGEQDREQKDPYFVETPYGYQLDLDFLKYVDDIQKGNTIKKVNIQKKRKPSGPCPDSRAAPGQHGVWTSTESLSSSNSDDNRQCPRFLLARSQVTSTPISKPPAPLETSPAFLTIPESRQLPPPSPQLPKHNLHVTKTLMETRRRLEQERVTMQVAPGEFRRPRLASFGGMGSTSSLSSFLGSGNHNPTMPQLQNGYQGNGDYGGYAPPAATTSSMGSSIRHSPLSSGISTPVTNVSPMHLQHIREQMAIALKRLKELEEQVRTIPVLQVKISVLQEEKRQLASQLKNQRAASQNDVCGVRKRSYSAGNASQLEQLSRTRRSGGELYIDYEEEEMESVEQSTQRIKEFRQLTADMQALEQKIQDSSYEASSELRENGECQPQEFRSVAVGADEDMNDIVVYRRGARPCKDAAVGVVTETRNSGVSVTEAMLGVTTEADKEIELQQQTIEALKDKIYRLEVQLKETTHDREMTKLKQELQAAGSRKKVDKAVMAQPLVFSKMVEVVVPTRDQMAGSHVDVVDTCVGTCMQTSSVGISCQPDHENKEVGPELPMNWWIVKERVEMHDRCIGRWVEMCDKSVGMDISVCETGSNTEESVSDLALLRTNLNLKEVRSIGCGDCSVDVTVCSPKECTSRSVNTEAVSQVDAAVMAVPRAVSQHTSTVLEQVSRFTNTEVATLTESCTNTSLSTVDKQTSTHTVEMRTVAVGEGRVKDVSSTKMRSIGVGTVLSGNAGFDRPSAVKTKESGVGQISINDNYLVGLKMRTIACGPPQLTVGPTGSRRSVGVGDEPVGEFMESPQPQAPSGMETGLDHYIERVQKLLAEQQALLAENYSELAEAFGEPHSQIGSLNSQLISTLSSINSVMKSASLEELRHPDFLKTSLGKVTGSNLEYTCKCGGLQSGGPLNSQTSLQEVGTTEGKPIGSQDAFPTQESMLSPVNLTDDQIAAGLYVCTNNESTLKSIMKKKDANKDSNGAKKNLQFVGINGGYETTSSDDSSSDESSSSESDDECDVPEYPPEEEEEEEEEDEDTRGMSEGHHAVNVEGFTSTRVEDEIQVPECEPEKVEIRERYELSEKMLSACNLLKNNINDPKALTSKDMRFCLNTLQHEWFRVSSQKSAIPAMVGDYIAAFEAISPEVLRHVINMADGNGNTALHYSVSHSNFEIVKMLLDADVCNVDHQNKAGYTPIMLAALAAVEAEKDMQVVEELFACGDVNAKASQAGQTALMLAVSHGRIDMVKGLLACGADVNIQDDEGSTALMCASEHGHVEIVKLLLAQPGCNGHLEDNDGSTALSIALEAGHKDIAVLLYAHVNFAKAQSPVSVVHLAFVHRLQATRLVGPLPRGTDRTCRFHDDSENQSLSRECKNSSFLPHPEGQEC, encoded by the exons GAAAAGCAGATGATATTCTGAATGGAGAACAAGACAGGGAACAAAAAGATCCTTATTTTGTGGAGACCCCCTATGGTTACCAACTAGACTTAGATTTCCTCAAATACGTGGATGACATACAGAAAGGAaacaccatcaagaaagtgaacaTCCAGAAGAAGCGGAAGCCATCTGGGCCATGCCCAGACTCCAGGGCTGCACCTGGCCAGCACGGTGTGTGGACTTCCACTGAATCCCTCTCATCCTCCAACAGTGATGACAACAGGCAGTGCCCCAGATTCCTCCTAGCCCGAAGCCAAGTTACATCAACCCCAATCTCAAAGCCACCTGCCCCTCTGGAGACCTCTCCCGCTTTTCTTACCATCCCAGAAAGCCGACAGctgccaccaccatcaccacaacTCCCAAAGCACAACCTTCATGTCACCAAGACACTGATGGAGACCCGGAGAAGACTCGAGCAGGAGAGAGTCACCATGCAGGTGGCACCTGGTGAGTTCCGAAGGCCCAGGCTGGCCAGTTTTGGAGGCATGGGCTCCACCagctccctttcctcctttctggGTTCTGGAAACCACAATCCCACCATGCCCCAACTTCAGAATGGATACCAAGGCAATGGGGATTATGGTGGCTATGCCCCACCTGCTGCCACCACCTCCTCCATGGGGAGCTCCATCCGTCACAGCCCCCTGAGCTCAGGGATCTCTACTCCAGTAACCAATGTGAGCCCCATGCACTTGCAGCACATCCGTGAGCAGATGGCCATTGCCCTGAAGCGCCTGAAGGAGCTAGAAGAGCAGGTGCGAACCATCCCTGTGCTCCAGGTAAAGATCTCTGTCCTGCAAGAGGAGAAAAGACagctggcttcacagctgaaaAACCAAAGAGCGGCATCCCAGAACGATGTCTGTGGTGTGAGAAAGCGGTCCTACAGTGCTGGGAATGCATCCCAGCTGGAACAGCTGTCCAGGACCCGGAGGAGTGGTGGGGAATTATACATTGACTatgaggaggaagaaatggagagcGTGGAGCAGAGCACCCAGAGGATAAAGGAATTCCGGCAGCTCACAGCAGACATGCAGGCCCTGGAGCAGAAGATCCAGGACAGCAGCTATGAGGCCTCCTCAGAGCTCAGGGAGAATGGGGAGTGTCAGCCTCAAGAGTTCCGGTCTGTGGCTGTGGGCGCCGATGAGGACATGAACGACATTGTCGTGTACCGCAGGGGCGCCAGACCCTGTAAGGATGCTGCTGTAGGCGTGGTCACTGAGACGAGGAATTCTGGGGTCAGTGTGACAGAAGCCATGCTTGGAGTGACTACTGAAGCTGACAAAGAAATTGAGCTGCAGCAGCAGACCATAGAAGCCTTGAAGGATAAGATCTATCGCCTGGAAGTACAGCTTAAAGAAACCACCCATGACCGGGAGATGACTAAACTCAAGCAAGAGCTGCAAGCTGCTGGCTCGAGGAAGAAAGTTGATAAAGCCGTGATGGCCCAGCCGCTTGTTTTCAGCAAGATGGTGGAGGTGGTAGTACCCACCAGAGACCAAATGGCTGGCAGTCACGTGGATGTGGTTGACACATGTGTGGGGACATGCATGCAGACAAGTAGTGTAGGCATCTCCTGCCAGCCCGATCATGAGAATAAAGAGGTGGGGCCTGAGCTGCCCATGAATTGGTGGATTGTTAAGGAAAGGGTGGAAATGCATGACAGATGTATTGGCCGGTGGGTGGAAATGTGTGACAAGAGCGTAGGTATGGACATCAGTGTCTGTGAAACAGGCAGCAACACGGAGGAGTCCGTGAGTGACCTGGCACTCCTCAGAACCAACTTGAATCTCAAAGAGGTGCGCTCCATTGGCTGTGGAGATTGCTCTGTTGATGTGACCGTCTGCTCTCCAAAGGAGTGCACCTCCCGAAGCGTGAACACAGAGGCTGTCAGCCAGGTGGACGCTGCCGTCATGGCAGTGCCTCGGGCTGTGAGCCAGCACACCAGCACAGTTCTAGAACAGGTGAGCCGGTTCACCAACACTGAGGTGGCCACTCTCACAGAATCCTGTACCAACACTTCCCTTAGCACTGTGGACAAGCAGACCAGCACCCACACTGTGGAGATGCGGACAGTAGCCGTGGGAGAAGGCCGGGTCAAGGACGTCAGCTCCACCAAGATGCGGTCCATCGGAGTGGGGACGGTGCTCTCTGGCAACGCTGGGTTTGACAGGCCATCAGCTGTGAAGACCAAAGAGTCAGGCGTGGGGCAGATCAGTATTAACGACAACTATCTGGTTGGCCTCAAAATGAGGACCATAGCATGTGGTCCTCCCCAGTTGACGGTGGGGCCGACAGGCAGCCGGAGGAGTGTAGGTGTTGGGGACGAGCCTGTAGGAGAGTTCATGgagagcccccagccccaggcaccgTCTGGAATGGAGACAGGCTTGGATCACTACATCGAGCGTGTCCAGAAGCTGCTGGCGGAACAGCAGGCGCTGCTGGCTGAGAACTACAGTGAACTGGCAGAAGCTTTTGGGGAACCTCACTCACAGATTGGCTCCCTCAACTCCCAGCTCATCAGCACCTTATCATCAATCAACTCTGTCATGAAGTCTGCAAGCCTTGAAGAGCTCAGGCACCCTGACTTCCTGAAAACCAGCTTGGGTAAGGTCACAG GCAGTAATTTGGAATACACCTGTAAGTGTGGAGGCCTTCAGTCAGGAGGGCCATTAAACTCACAGACATCCCTGCAGGAGGTGGGGACCACGGAAGGGAAGCCCATCGGCAGCCAGGatgccttccccacccaggagagCATGCTGTCTCCAGTGAACCTGACGGACGACCAGATAGCCGCTGGCCTCTATG TATGTACAAATAATGAAAGTACGCTGAAGTCCATCATGAAGAAGAAAGATGCCAACAAAGATTCAAATGGAGCAAAAAAGAATCTTCAGTTTGTTGGCATTAATGGAGG GTATGAAACCACTTCCAGTGATGATTCCAGCTCAGATGAAAGCTCTTCTTCCGAGTCAGATGACGAGTGTGATGTCCCTGAGTATCCTcccgaggaagaggaggaggaggaagaggaggatgaagACACTCGGGGAATGTCAGAAGGCCACCACGCAGTTAATGTGGAAGGTTTCACGTCCACCAGGGTGGAAGATGAAATCCAGGTTCCAGAATGCGAACCTGAGAAGGTGGAAATCAGAGAGAG aTATGAATTAAGTGAAAAGATGTTGTCTGCATGCAACTTactgaaaaataacataaatgacCCCAAAGCTTTGACCAGCAAGGATATG AGGTTCTGTCTGAACACCCTCCAGCACGAGTGGTTCCGTGTATCCAGCCAGAAGTCAGCCATCCCGGCCATGGTGGGGGACTACATAGCCGCCTTTGAGGCCATCTCCCCGGAAGTCCTGCGTCACGTCATCAACATGGCAGACGGCAACGGCAACACCGCCCTGCATTACAGCGTGTCGCACTCCAACTTCGAGATTGTGAAGATGCTCTTGGACGCGG ACGTGTGTAATGTGGATCACCAGAATAAGGCAGGGTACACCCCCATCATGCTGGCAGCCCTCGCTGCCGTGGAAGCAGAGAAGGACATGCAAGTTGTGGAAGAGCTCTTCGCCTGTGGGGATGTGAACGCCAAAGCCAGCCAG GCAGGGCAGACGGCCCTCATGCTGGCGGTCAGTCATGGGCGGATTGACATGGTGAAGGGCCTGCTGGCCTGCGGGGCTGATGTCAACATTCAGGACGACGAGGGCTCCACCGCCCTGATGTGCGCCAGTGAGCACGGGCATGTGGAGATCGTCAAGCTGCTGCTGGCCCAGCCAGGCTGCAACGGCCACCTGGAGGACAAT GATGGCAGCACTGCACTCTCGATAGCCCTGGAAGCCGGACACAAGGACATTGCCGTCCTGCTGTATGCCCACGTCAACTTCGCCAAAGCCCAGTCTCCGGTCAGTGTTGTGCACTTGGCGTTCGTACACAGGCTGCAAGCCACCAGACTAGTTGGCCCCCTTCCTCGGGGAACTGACAGGACATGCAGGTTTCATGACGATTCTGAAAACCAAAGTTTGAGTCGGGAGTGTAAGAATTCATCATTTTTGCCCCACCCAGAGGGCCAGGAGTGCTAA